The proteins below come from a single Aegilops tauschii subsp. strangulata cultivar AL8/78 chromosome 6, Aet v6.0, whole genome shotgun sequence genomic window:
- the LOC109754602 gene encoding uncharacterized protein, protein MAAPTGTSMLSALLQLPLAPFSRKSSAPSAVHMTARRAPTSVLAAKGYNVQIVVDENEGEDSIFRRFRREVMKAGLLQEIKRRRRHENTKDKKIRKAREAGRRNRRRRMMDDRRFPEDEGDSEAVRTRRDEDNDNWEVSGIL, encoded by the exons ATGGCCGCCCCTACCGGCACTTCCATGCTGAGCGCCCTGCTCCAGCTTCCCCTGGCCCCGTTCTCGCGGAAGAGCTCCGCGCCTTCGGCGGTCCACATgaccgcccgccgcgcgccgacGTCCGTGCTGGCCGCCAAGGGCTACAACGTGCAGATCGTGGTGGACGAGAACGAGGGGGAGGACTCCATCTTCCGGCGGTTCCGGCGGGAGGTGATGAAGGCCGGCCTGCTCCAGGAGATCAAGCGCCGCCGGCGGCATGAGAACACCAAGGACAAGAAGATCCGCAAGGCCCGCGAGGCCGGCCGCCGCAACCGCCGCAG GCGTATGATGGATGATCGTAGGTTCCCAGAAGATGAGGGAGACTCAGAGGCTGTGAGAACCCGCCGCGACGAGGACAACGACAACTGGGAGGTTAGCGGTATTCTGTGA